A stretch of the Oenococcus sp. UCMA 16435 genome encodes the following:
- a CDS encoding MarR family transcriptional regulator — protein sequence MDNTENELLPLDEHLCFMLYATSRAIQRLYHSNLTQKGLTYPQYLVLVILYEHDNLTVKRLGEYLKLDSGTITPLLKRMEKAGLLKRHRDSNDERIVYASMTSKGRQKREAAQDLPDVLRSHSQLSQDEWQTLMQLVNKLLKGVD from the coding sequence ATGGATAATACAGAAAATGAATTACTTCCTTTGGATGAACACCTTTGTTTTATGCTTTATGCAACATCGAGAGCAATTCAGCGTTTATATCATTCGAACTTAACTCAAAAGGGATTAACATACCCACAGTATTTAGTTCTGGTCATTTTGTACGAGCACGATAATTTGACGGTTAAAAGATTAGGTGAATATTTGAAATTAGATAGTGGCACGATTACACCGCTTCTTAAACGAATGGAAAAAGCCGGTTTGCTTAAACGTCACCGAGATTCGAACGACGAACGAATCGTTTATGCCAGCATGACATCCAAAGGCCGACAAAAGCGTGAAGCTGCCCAGGACCTTCCTGATGTTTTACGCAGTCACAGCCAGCTCTCCCAAGATGAATGGCAGACGCTCATGCAGCTCGTTAATAAGTTGTTAAAGGGCGTTGATTAA
- a CDS encoding ATP-binding cassette domain-containing protein: MITIQNMTKKFDDRLIFNKLNQTFENGRVYALIGPSGSGKTNLLNILAHLETYDNGQVFYENKDLAKISTNFYFRHMLGYLFQNFGLLENKTVKENLNLGLVGKKFKTNEASKIQNEALKQVHLGYLPPRQKNYALSGGEAQRVALAKVILKDPPLILADEPTAALDPENGQEVMSLLLSLKTKKRTIVIATHNSNVWKMADEIIDLRKFADLRV; encoded by the coding sequence ATGATTACTATCCAAAATATGACAAAAAAGTTCGATGATCGACTTATTTTTAATAAATTGAACCAAACATTTGAAAACGGCAGAGTTTACGCGCTGATCGGCCCAAGTGGCAGTGGAAAAACGAATTTGTTGAATATCCTGGCTCATCTGGAAACGTATGATAATGGACAAGTCTTTTACGAGAACAAAGATCTGGCTAAAATATCCACTAATTTTTACTTTCGTCATATGCTCGGTTATCTGTTTCAAAATTTTGGCCTTTTGGAAAATAAGACAGTTAAAGAAAATCTTAATTTAGGACTGGTTGGAAAAAAGTTCAAAACAAATGAAGCTTCAAAAATTCAAAACGAAGCTTTGAAGCAGGTCCATTTAGGCTATTTGCCCCCAAGACAAAAAAATTATGCTTTGTCGGGCGGAGAAGCTCAACGCGTCGCTTTGGCGAAAGTTATTTTAAAGGATCCACCACTGATTTTAGCCGACGAGCCAACCGCTGCATTGGATCCAGAAAATGGTCAAGAAGTTATGTCTTTGCTTCTATCGTTAAAGACGAAAAAAAGAACTATCGTTATTGCTACGCATAATTCCAATGTTTGGAAAATGGCTGATGAGATCATAGATTTAAGAAAATTTGCCGATCTTCGTGTTTAG
- a CDS encoding ATP-binding cassette domain-containing protein codes for MAEEDYKIDNISKKFSKKELYFHQSIHIKKNCTNVLIGRNGSGKTTLMKIFAGKSSSDTKILGLPNNIMILENTAFFIKSLSGLSNIQFALFSNGSHKSTREIIIAANEFFIDEDTMKSPIYNYSLGTIEKLKFVLLRLSRRIDLFLIDEPFTSLDDQSYKIISDWLKKSKKTILLSTHSKQIRDDLISGYLISLENKKFKIVKEK; via the coding sequence TTGGCTGAAGAAGATTACAAAATCGACAATATATCTAAAAAGTTTTCAAAAAAAGAACTATATTTTCATCAATCGATACATATCAAGAAAAATTGTACGAATGTTCTTATTGGCAGAAATGGTTCCGGCAAAACAACTTTGATGAAAATATTTGCCGGCAAAAGTAGTTCAGATACGAAAATATTAGGTTTGCCAAATAACATTATGATATTAGAAAATACAGCGTTCTTCATAAAAAGTTTAAGCGGTCTAAGTAATATTCAATTCGCTCTTTTTTCAAATGGAAGCCACAAAAGTACTAGAGAAATAATTATTGCTGCAAACGAGTTTTTCATAGATGAAGACACGATGAAATCACCTATATATAACTATTCTCTTGGTACTATCGAAAAGCTGAAATTCGTCTTATTGCGTTTATCAAGGAGAATTGATTTGTTTTTGATAGATGAACCTTTTACCAGCCTCGATGATCAATCTTACAAGATTATAAGTGATTGGTTAAAAAAATCGAAAAAAACAATATTGTTGAGTACACATTCAAAACAGATTAGAGACGATCTCATCAGCGGATATTTAATATCATTGGAAAACAAAAAATTTAAGATTGTAAAGGAAAAATAA
- a CDS encoding alpha/beta hydrolase, translating to MTKRISLEQAAIEFSDANAPHPRIYELAPKDGRGLLEKVQDSPITKYEAEIEDINVDTNKWGRINVRFVRPAGNQEKLPVIFYIHGAGWVFGSAKTHDKLIRELANRTNSVVVFPEYSLSPEAKYPTAVEQNYFILQKLADLQTAKKIDLSRLTVAGDSVGGNMATVMTILTKQRGGQKINQQLLYYPVTDANLDTESYKEFGDNYYLTKEGMIWFWDQYTTDPKERDEITVSPLHASNEELKGLPDALILTDEADVLRDEGEAYARKLRDAGVEVTQVRFQAMIHDFVMLNALDQTKATRAAMDLSTDWINKKNQQ from the coding sequence ATGACGAAACGAATTTCTTTAGAACAAGCGGCAATCGAATTTAGTGATGCCAATGCACCGCATCCAAGGATTTACGAATTAGCTCCAAAGGATGGACGGGGCTTGTTGGAGAAAGTCCAAGATTCACCTATTACTAAGTACGAGGCTGAAATCGAAGATATTAATGTAGATACTAATAAATGGGGTCGGATCAATGTACGCTTCGTCCGCCCAGCGGGAAACCAAGAAAAGTTACCGGTTATCTTCTATATTCACGGCGCCGGTTGGGTATTTGGCAGTGCGAAAACTCACGACAAGCTTATTCGCGAATTGGCTAATCGAACCAATTCAGTGGTTGTATTTCCAGAATATTCCCTATCTCCGGAAGCTAAGTATCCAACGGCCGTTGAACAAAACTACTTTATCTTGCAGAAACTGGCAGATCTTCAAACCGCAAAAAAAATCGATCTTAGTCGATTGACTGTAGCTGGTGATTCAGTCGGAGGAAACATGGCTACGGTTATGACAATTCTGACTAAACAGCGTGGTGGACAAAAAATTAACCAGCAGTTACTTTACTATCCAGTAACTGATGCAAACCTCGATACTGAATCATATAAAGAATTCGGTGATAACTATTATTTGACTAAAGAAGGCATGATCTGGTTTTGGGATCAATATACGACCGATCCAAAAGAACGTGACGAAATAACTGTCTCGCCGCTTCATGCAAGCAATGAAGAATTAAAAGGTCTTCCCGATGCCTTGATTTTGACCGACGAAGCAGATGTTTTACGTGACGAAGGCGAAGCCTACGCACGAAAGTTGCGTGATGCCGGCGTCGAAGTGACCCAAGTTCGTTTCCAAGCCATGATCCATGATTTTGTTATGTTGAACGCATTGGATCAAACCAAGGCAACCCGGGCAGCAATGGACCTATCAACAGACTGGATCAATAAAAAGAACCAACAGTAA